Within the Anguilla rostrata isolate EN2019 chromosome 6, ASM1855537v3, whole genome shotgun sequence genome, the region ATAGATGAATCACCACTGTTTGTGAACTGCCTATTTCTTCATTCTCCAGTAATGTTATGTTTGCTGGCCTGTACCTATACGTACATTTAAAAAGGCACTTCCCTTTTTCTAGACCTACGTTACTGAGAGATCAGCATTACGCATATCTGAAGAAAGGGTTGCGGCACCTTTCGGACGCCTATGAGGTAGGCCCTTCGACGAACACGACCAAAAAACACACCAGGATGCCGCGAGGAAAGCAGCGGCCAGTGTGGTGCTTGGTGCGGACGCACTGCGTCATGTGTacaatgcatttgcattgtatccatttatacagctggatatatactgaagcaatgcaggttaagtaccttgctcaagggtacaacagcagtgtcctacctgggaattgaacctgtgacctttaggttgcacgaccagctccttacccattatactacactgccgcccatgtGACCGCGCCTGGGTTTTCTCTCACAGTGCCTGGACGCCAGCAGGCCCTGGCTCTGCTACTGGATCCTGCACagcctggagctgctggaggagccCGTCCCCGCCTCCATCTGCTCGGAGTGAGTACCGCCACGCCCGCCTGTCCGTCTCGCGCAGAAAAACACCCCCCTTTTCCGGGGTTTCGGATTGGAGTTTGTGCCTTGCCGTaggtactgcactgctgctagTGTATTCTGGGCAGTGGCTGGAATAAGGATTATGCAGTGATTAATAGATACACTTACCCAACCACGGTTGTGAACATTAATAATGAAGCGGCTGATGAGACGTGGGATGTGGTTGCCTGGAGGATCGGGGTAGGgtggcagccctgcagggggaACCTGAGGGGCCCTGCAAGGGGGCAGAAGCTGAGGGGCCCTACAGGGGGGAACTGAAGGGTCCTGCCAGGGCAGAAGCTGAGGGGCCCCACAGGGGGGGAGGCTGAGGGGTCCCTCAAGGGGGGGAAGCTGAGGGGCcctgcaggaagggggggggggtctctgagCAGATTTACGAGCGGccctcttcccctctgtgcACCAGCGTCTGCGGATTCTTGGCCCGCTGTCAGTCCCCAACGGGAGGCTTCGCCGGAGGCCCCGGCCAGCACGCACACCTGGCGCCCACGTACGCCGCCGTCAACGCCCTCTGCATCATCGGCACGCAGGAGGCCTACGACGTCATCAACAGGTGCGGCCCGCGCCGTCCACGCCcctgctggctccgcccaccaccCGCTCCCGCTctaacagcctctctctctctctgaaccccTCGCAGACAGACGCTCCTGGACTTCCTGTACTCGGTTAAGCAGCCCGACGGCTCCTTCGTGATGCACGTGGGCGGGGAGGTGGACGTCAGGTGAGGTCCGTCGCCGTGGTTTTGCTCATCGGGCTCGGCGCGACTGTCATTACCTtccatgacattacaggcatttagcagacgctcttatcctgagcgacttacacaagtttttacatagcattcacattgcatccatttatatagctggacatatactgaagtaatgcaggttaagtaccttgctgaagggtacaacccAACGGCAGTgctctacctgggaatcgaaccggtGACCTTTGGGTcgcaagaccagctccttacccattataccacgCTGCCGACTGTCGCCTCGCGTGTTCGCGCCGGTCCGTGAGCGTGCGGTTCTTTTGCGGTCCCGCAGGAGCGCCTACTGCGCCGCGTCGGTCGCCTCGCTGACGAACATCATCAACCCCACGCTGTTCGAGGGCACGCCCAGCTGGATCCTCAGGTGAGGCTGCAACGCTGCGTTACACACCTTCACCTGAGAATTCAAATGCtatttgctttatttgaaaatgcatttgtgtctcGTGCACAATAATCACGATGGTGTGGgtcagtggtaaccagccctgtttctggagacctaccgtcctgtaggttttcatttcaaccctaatctggcacacctggccagtctgctaattagcagcacaACAAGATCTCTTgctattgaatgaggtgtgctttgttagggttaggaatgaaaacctacaggacagtagacctCCGGTGCGGATGATGGTGATGTCTCTCACGGCGCTCACAGGTGTCAGAACTGGGAGGGCGGTCTGGGCGGGGTACCGGGCCTGGAGGCCCACGGGGGGTACACCTTCTGCGGCATGGCGGCCATGATGATCTTAAACAAGGTGCACATGCTGGACCTCAAATCTCTATTGGTGAGTTTGGCCAGCACGTCTGAATTTGTCTGTGTTCAGCCAATAGGCCTTTCTGCATACCTGTGTTTTGTTAATAGACTTCACTATATACCTGTGTTCAGCCAACAGACCTTACTGTATACCTGTGTTCAGCCAGAAACCTTATTTTATACTTGTGTTTAGTCAACAGACCTTACTGTATACCTGTATTCAGCCAACAGACCTTACTATATACCTGTGTTCAGCCGGCAGACCATACTATATACCTGTGTTCATCCTGCAGACTTGATTCCTGTGTTCAGCCAACAGACCGTATTTTATACCTgtgttcagcatcctctcagACACGTTCAGGTTTTGTGGTGCTATGAGGTACTGCTGTATGACACGACAGCAGCATGTTGTGGctcatgctggtgtgtgtgtgtgtgtgtgtgtgtgtgtttctgtcgcGTGCAGCGCTGGGTGACCAGCAGGCAGATGCGCTTCGAGGGAGGCTTTCAGGGCCGCTGTAACAAGCTGGTGGACGGCTGCTACTCCTTCTGGCAGGCGggcctgctccccctgctgcacCGAGCCCTCTTCAAAGAAGGTGCCCCGTGGCCGTGcgcaccgacacacacacacacacacactctccgctgtctgcacacacaatcacgtcTCAGTGTGCCCCTGTTTCCTCTACATACTCAGACACTTACACTTCACTGTCACCTGTATACACACAATTCATTGTCATCTGTAGACACACATTACACTGTAATctccacatgtacacacatccCAGTTTAActtgtgtacacgtgtgtaaTTGATGAGTTGTAATCGATTAGCCTACTAGTCACCAGAGCTGACTAACTGTGATTGTAACATAGTTTTAATTGATATAGGTAATGGAGAGCGATTGTAAGGGTTTAGTCATAAGTGCAGTTGTTAATGTTAACGGTGAGAGGACGGTGTGGTTGCAGGGGAGTCGACGCTCAGCATGAGAAACTGGATGTTTGATCAGCAGGCCCTGCAAGAGTACATCCTGATCTGCTGCCAAAACCCCGCCGGAGGTCTCCTGGACAAGCCCGGCAAGTGAGTGTCGTTATGTGGGGCTAGCGCTTAGCGCAAACACTCGGCTCGCTCTAACTCATtcaacacagatacacacacacaggtgctaCTCGTACTGTAGAGGTGCACACATTAATACTCCATATTTTACAGTCACATATTTTCTGATGGAGGGGGACACAATTTCTCTTGCACTCGCTGTGTATTTATAGTGTGCATTAAAGGGAAAATTATCCAAACAAAAGTACTTCTGCTACGTGACGATGCATTAAAAGCCTGTTCCATGTTTTCCATGCCTCAAACTCCCATAGTTAATTGCAAAGTCTTTGTTATGTTACGATTAAACACTTTATTTATGGGAATTGTATTACACTGCCAAAACGGAAAACCCGGTTTCCAAAGCATTTCAGGAATgttgaaaaatatacattttaagcttatgaaaataaatcaagcaATATATGGCATTTACTACTACAAGAAACGTGAGTAATAACATGTGCATTCTACAAAATGGGgtgaatttttcctttaatgcACATACATGAGCAATGcagtaaattattaattatcGGTCACTGATGTTCCGCTGGGGGTTGGTTAGTGTATGTTATTTTCCCATAGAAGAGCAGACTGGCCTCAGACCACTGTGTGACAAGGGAGTTTCGGGGCAGTAATGGTTCTGTAGATAAAACGGTTCACCTCCATTCCTACAGGTCAAGGGACTTTTATCACACCTGTTACTGCCTGAGTGGGCTCTCCATCGCTCAACACTTCGGAAGCAAGGACTTCCACCACGAGCACATCGTGGGCAAAGAGGAGAATAGACTGGTAAGATCTTCCTAATGGCTCAAATACGTTCGTGGTCAAACCACATGCACTTCAA harbors:
- the fntb gene encoding protein farnesyltransferase subunit beta → MDSSFTPLRCLSDQHALELFKDDNVETVTSVEQKKVERSVQEVFSVYQQNHTLSQPTLLRDQHYAYLKKGLRHLSDAYECLDASRPWLCYWILHSLELLEEPVPASICSDVCGFLARCQSPTGGFAGGPGQHAHLAPTYAAVNALCIIGTQEAYDVINRQTLLDFLYSVKQPDGSFVMHVGGEVDVRSAYCAASVASLTNIINPTLFEGTPSWILRCQNWEGGLGGVPGLEAHGGYTFCGMAAMMILNKVHMLDLKSLLRWVTSRQMRFEGGFQGRCNKLVDGCYSFWQAGLLPLLHRALFKEGESTLSMRNWMFDQQALQEYILICCQNPAGGLLDKPGKSRDFYHTCYCLSGLSIAQHFGSKDFHHEHIVGKEENRLAPTHPIYNICPEKIAQAIEHFHQLPVPVHREEAASAPELP